A region from the Ammospiza caudacuta isolate bAmmCau1 chromosome 4, bAmmCau1.pri, whole genome shotgun sequence genome encodes:
- the CBR4 gene encoding 3-oxoacyl-[acyl-carrier-protein] reductase, whose translation MGKVCAVFGGSRGIGRAVAELLAQKGCRLAILARNLDMAQSTARHLGAGHLALSCDVSSEQEVQKAFEEMQRNLGPINYLVNAAGINRDRLLLRTKTEDMIAQIHTNLLGTMLTCKAALKVMIQQQGGAIVNIGSIVGLKGNSGQSVYSATKAGLVGFSRSLAKEVAKKQIRVNLVAPGFIHTEMTAHLEEDQLKKAIPLGRFGEPHEVAQAVVFLLECPYITGSVLVVDGGLQLMT comes from the exons ATGGGCAAGGTGTGTGCTGTTTTTGGAGGATCCCGTGGGAtaggcagagctgtggcagagctccTGGCGCAGAAGGGCTGCCGCCTGGCCATCCTTGCTAGGAACCTGGACATGGCCCAGAGCACTGCCCGTCACCTTGGCG CAGGACATCTGGCACTTAGCTGTGATGTATCCAGTGAACAAGAAGTCCAAAAGGCTTTTGAGGAGATGCAGAGGAATTTGGGTCCTATTAACTACTTGGTTAATGCAGCTGGGATCAACAG GGATCGTTTGCTACTGAGAACCAAGACTGAAGATATGATAGCCCAGATTCACACAAACCTTTTGGGAACAATGTTGACATGCAAGGCTGCTCTAAAGGTCATGAttcagcagcagggaggtgctATTGTCAATATAG gGAGTATTGTAGGACTTAAAGGCAACTCTGGTCAGAGTGTGTATAGTGCTACCAAAGCAGGATTAGTTGGATTTTCACGCTCTCTTGCTAAAGAAGTAGCAAAAAAGCAAATTCGAGTCAACCTTGTTGCTCCAG GCTTTATTCACACAGAGATGACAGCTCATTTGGAAGAAGATCAGTTGAAGAAAGCAATTCCCCTTGGAAGATTTGGAGAGCCTCATGAAGTTGCACAAGCTGTTGTCTTTCTTCTAGAATGCCCATATATTACAGGGAGTGTTCTGGTTGTAGATGGAGGCTTGCAGCTTATGACCTAA